The nucleotide window AGCTTTATAGCGTAGAAACCAAGTCCCTAAATCGTGCTGTTCGGCGAAACCAAAATCGATTTCCAGAAGATTTTATGTTCCAACTTACTGAAAAAGAAGAGGAATTTTTGAGGTACCAAATTGGTACCTCAAGATTGACCGAGAAGTATGGCTCTTGGGGAGGACGAAGGCATTTGCCATTAGTTTTTACAGAACAAGGCGTCGCCATGCTATCGAGCGTTCTTCGAAGTGAGAAAGCGGCGCTTGTGAATGTTGAGATCATGCGGACTTTTGTAAAGTTTAGGGAATTTCTCCTAACCAATCAAGAATTGGCTCGGAAACTGGAAGAACTCGAAAAAAGACATGATGCTCAATTCAAAATCATCTTTGATGCGATTCGTGAACTAATGCGTCCTCCTGTTCCACCTAAAGGAAGAATTGGAATTTAATCACTTGTTAAGATTCCACACCTTGCCATGATGAGCGCTGACTTCGATAGTTTGAGAAAAGTTTTAGGGCGTTTTAACTTTACCTATTAACCGACAAATTGTTTGTGAAGAAGTTGAGCTGCGTTTTGAACCTGACTGGAAGCCACAACATATGTGATGCTTAAGGGTGTGGTTATGAGGGCTTCGGTTTCAATAGCGTTTTTACTTAATGTTGATGAAGCCTCAAAGAGGGCTTTAGAATTTACAAGTCCGCGGCCAGATAATGTCACTGTGGCCAAATGAGTTTCTAAAGTCGGTGGTGTTTTTTTATGATGTTTGCACCATTCACTCACACTTGCTAAAATGCTATCAAAATGCTCAGGTGGCGCTGTGATAAAAATCTCACGACCAT belongs to Oligoflexia bacterium and includes:
- a CDS encoding ORF6N domain-containing protein — encoded protein: MDQLSHQEITQRIFFIRGHRVMLDADLAELYSVETKSLNRAVRRNQNRFPEDFMFQLTEKEEEFLRYQIGTSRLTEKYGSWGGRRHLPLVFTEQGVAMLSSVLRSEKAALVNVEIMRTFVKFREFLLTNQELARKLEELEKRHDAQFKIIFDAIRELMRPPVPPKGRIGI